AACTCCATTGGCATTAACTGCCTTGGATGCAAAAACGCCCAAGAGAATTGAACCAAGAACGCCACCAACGCCGTGAACACCCCAAACATCAAGAGCATCGTCCCAATGCATTTTGTTCTTAAGTTGAACGGCCATGTAGCAAACAATCCCGGCCATAGTTCCAATTAAAGCTGCAGCCCAAAGGGGAACGTAACCAGCGCAAGGGGTAATGGTTGCCAATCCGGCAATTCCACCAGTAAGTAGCCCGAGCAATTTTGGTTTCTTCTCTCGTGACCACTCTACAATTACCCAAGAGATAGTTGCAAAGGAGGCGGCTACGTCGGTATTAAGGAAGGCAATGGCAGTTGTTTTGTCCACGCACACTTCGCTACCGGCGTTAAAGCCGTACCAGCCGAACCAAAGTAGACCGCTGCCAATCGCAACCAGTGGAATGGAGTTGGGCTTGGAGTTTTTATCCACGCGGGCTCCAACATAGAATACGCTTGCAAGTGCTGCAAAACCTGCTGTTGCATGAACAACTATACCGCCAGCAAAGTCGAGAACGCCCCATTCTGCAAGTATTCCACCACCCCATACCATGTGTACAAATGGGTAGTAAACCAGAATTTGCCAGAAAGTGAGGAAAATAAGGTAGGATTTAAAGGTTACCCGATTTACAAAGGCACCCGTAATAAGCGCCGGAGTGATAATGGCAAACATCATCTGATAGGCAATGAAGACTATCTCCGGAATCTTACCATTAGTGTACATGCTATTCACGGTAACACCGCTTAAGAAAGCCTTATCGAGGTTTCCTATAATGCCACCAGCACCGCCGCTAAAGCAGAGCGAGTAGCCAAAAATGAACCAAAGCACAGTTGTCCATCCTAAGGATACAAAGCTTTGGATCATAATACCGAGGATATTCCTCTTGGTGGCTAAACCACCATAGAAAAAAGCTAATCCGGGGGTCATCAGCATGACCAAGCTGCAGGCTAGCAGCATAAATCCCGTTGAACCAGTTTCGAGCATAGTAATTATGTGTTAGTCGGTTAGAAATGAGTATGTTAAATGGTTAGTCCGAAAACGAGGAAAACGTTGCCGGTTTGTGGGTTAGTGATAAAACTGGCCGAAATGGGCAGCTTAAAGGTTTCAGTAATCTTTACTTCCTTGGTTGCTTTTACACCAAGGTTCACAACGCCAGCTTCGGTTCCGTATATTCCCTTGTCGGTGGTACCTCCACAGAATATGGAGAGGGGTACTCCATTGAGTGTGGCATTGTACGATAACTCAAGATAAACGGAGTTGTCCTTGTCGGCGCCGTAGAAGTTATAGCCGGCTAAAAGGCCTATGGGCAGTTTTTCAGATGGGTTTAGGCTAATGGAGCCCTCCATGATGTGTCCAGTCTCGTTTTTGTTATAGTTGAAGTATTGATTTTTAGCAACTGCCTCATTGGGGAAGAAGTAGTCGGTTGCGGTGAAGGTCAACAGGCTGTTAGGGGTGGTGTAGGAGAGATAAAGATCCGTTTCCTGAGCTGTTGTACTGTTCGAGGTTGTAAAGGCTCCCCAAGCACCGAGGGTGAATCCTTTTGCACTCACCTTAAGAGAGGGTTGTATACTGGGCGAGTGGCCAAAATCAGTTCCCCTCCACACGTAGCGGCTCATAAAATCTGAACCGAGAGTTACTTCAAAAGGGGAGGTAGATTGTTGAGGTTCTCCTGCAGGCTGGGTCTGTGCGTTGGTTATAGCCGCGGTAGACGCCAGAGCTATGAGAATCAGCAGTCTTTTCATGTAGGAAGAGTTTTATGGTTTCCTGCAAAGCTGCTGTACATAGCCAAATCGGACAATTCAGGAATTCTCTAATTTGGTATAAGGGAATCCTTTAATTCGTGCTCTCGTTGCGTGATAAAAGTTGGATGGCCATTTTGATAAGGTCGATATGCGAGGTTAGCTGCATTTTTTGCATGATATGAGCCTTGTGAGCTTCCACAGTCTTAACGCTTATAAATAGCTTGTCGGCAATGTGGCTGTTGGTCATCCCCTTGGCTACTAGAAGGAGAATTTCCAACTCTCTTTTGGACAGCTTATCTTCTGGAAGTTCTGTTTTCTCGGTCTTTGCTTTTTTTACTAGGTTGGAGAGCAGCACCTCAGCTATTTCTTTTCCATAGTATTCCTCTCCATTGTAAACCTTGGTAATGGCTTCTAGCAGCTCCTGCTTCGACGTGTTTTTGGGAAGGTAGCCTTTGGCACCTGCTACAATGGCCTTTTGGATAAACTCCTCAGAGGTAAACATCGAAAGAATGATAACTTTTATAGTTGGGAATTTCTGAGAAATAATCTGCGTGGCTTCAATTCCCGACATTCCCGGCATCGAAATATCCATCAATACTACCTCTGGCTGTGCCTTTTCCAATTCTGCAAAAAACAGTTCCGGCGATGATGCTTCAACTACCACCATCATGTTTCCGCCTGAATGAATAAGCGATTTTATGCCATCTCGCACCAGCTGGTGGTCATCAATAAGTGCTACTCGAATGGGTTCCATTATGCCAAATTATTTATTCTTTTACGGGGAGTATCGGGATATTAACATAGATATCGACACCTTTTCCCGGAAGGGAATGAATGTAAAAGTGCCCGCCAAGCAGTTCGG
The nucleotide sequence above comes from Williamwhitmania sp.. Encoded proteins:
- a CDS encoding response regulator transcription factor, translated to MEPIRVALIDDHQLVRDGIKSLIHSGGNMMVVVEASSPELFFAELEKAQPEVVLMDISMPGMSGIEATQIISQKFPTIKVIILSMFTSEEFIQKAIVAGAKGYLPKNTSKQELLEAITKVYNGEEYYGKEIAEVLLSNLVKKAKTEKTELPEDKLSKRELEILLLVAKGMTNSHIADKLFISVKTVEAHKAHIMQKMQLTSHIDLIKMAIQLLSRNESTN
- a CDS encoding ammonium transporter, which codes for MLETGSTGFMLLACSLVMLMTPGLAFFYGGLATKRNILGIMIQSFVSLGWTTVLWFIFGYSLCFSGGAGGIIGNLDKAFLSGVTVNSMYTNGKIPEIVFIAYQMMFAIITPALITGAFVNRVTFKSYLIFLTFWQILVYYPFVHMVWGGGILAEWGVLDFAGGIVVHATAGFAALASVFYVGARVDKNSKPNSIPLVAIGSGLLWFGWYGFNAGSEVCVDKTTAIAFLNTDVAASFATISWVIVEWSREKKPKLLGLLTGGIAGLATITPCAGYVPLWAAALIGTMAGIVCYMAVQLKNKMHWDDALDVWGVHGVGGVLGSILLGVFASKAVNANGV
- a CDS encoding TorF family putative porin, with the protein product MKRLLILIALASTAAITNAQTQPAGEPQQSTSPFEVTLGSDFMSRYVWRGTDFGHSPSIQPSLKVSAKGFTLGAWGAFTTSNSTTAQETDLYLSYTTPNSLLTFTATDYFFPNEAVAKNQYFNYNKNETGHIMEGSISLNPSEKLPIGLLAGYNFYGADKDNSVYLELSYNATLNGVPLSIFCGGTTDKGIYGTEAGVVNLGVKATKEVKITETFKLPISASFITNPQTGNVFLVFGLTI